A window of Bacillus toyonensis BCT-7112 genomic DNA:
TACTGCAAAACACTCGAAAAAATTGAACTGGCAATTCTCGCAAAGAAAAATGTCCTCCTTCGAGAAGAAGAATAATTTTCTAGCATTAACAGTTACAATCTTACTCTCTTCAATTATCGGAACTTACTTAGATGCTTTCTTTGTCCATAAGCACATATATTTCTTTCCAGTTAGGCCCTTCCCATCCATATTTTCAGTTAACATTGGCTTTACGTTGTTTGTACTACCGATTTTAACAATCATTTTCATACAAATTTCAAAAACATTATCTGCCGTTTCTAGAACTATATTTATTATTTCCATAGGTATTTGTGCTAGCATTTTTGAACAAGTTGCTGAAGGTTTAGGTTTATTTATACATAGTGCAGACTGGAACCATACATATTCTTTATTTGGTTATATGGTGTTCCTTTCTTTTATTTGGAAAGTATATAATTGGATACAAAAATAAAGAGACCATTATAGGTCTCTTCTTAAGCATACTCTTCAGTTACTGCTAATGGTGCAAACGTTTGAAGACTTTTAGAACGTAAACGATAGGCAACAACTTTCTTCTTATATTGCCTTATTACATCAACATGTTCTTCATAACTATATATCGATAACGTAATTACTCTTTTTCCTTTTTTCGTTTCAATGATTATCGGCGTGCCTTCACCTTGTGGCGGAAAATAATGTTTATCTAAAAATAAAGCCTCGTTAAAATCATTTATAACTTGCAGTTTCATTTCGCCCTCTATATTCTTTCCATCTAGCGATACAGTCGTATGTTCTTCATCAAGTTTTTGATGTAATTCAAATCTACTAATAATGGATTCTACAACAGAAGTTGGCATACTAGAAACTAGAACTTTAATGGCACCAAAAATAAATAATGTAACTATAAACCATGTTGTCACTTTTATCATCTCCATACATTTTAAAATAAGTAGCATTATACTTCTTATTACAACTTTTAAAATATAAATTTCGTTCCATAAGGTATTAATATACTAATGAGTATTCCTGTTACAATCATCGTTACTGAACCGATAGTCGCTTCTTTCTCGCCTTCCTTCACGAGTCGACTCACACCGATAATATGTGATGCGCAACCCATCCCCACTCCTTTTCCAATCGTACTTGTTATCCGGAAAAACTTAAGTACTGTCGGTCCGATAATAGCACCTGTTATTCCTGCAACAACTACAAAACTAGAAGTCATAGTTGGAATACCACCAATTTGATCCGCTAATGAAATGGCAATTGGCATTGTCGCTAATTGCGGAAGAGTTGTTAGTATAAATTCCTTATCTATATTCAAAATCCCACCAATCACTACATTCATACTCGTTAAAGCCACTATACCTATCAATACGCCAATAAGTATCGATAAAAAGTTTTTCATAAGTATCTTTCGTTCTTTAAATAGAGGTATGGCTAACGCTACAATTGCAGGACTCAAAAAGCCTGAAAGAACGTCCCCACCATTTTCCTTATACTCATGATGAGAAATGCCAAACATCAGAAATAAGCAAATCATAGTTGCTGTAACTGTTAATACTGGTAACATAAATGGAAACGTATATTTTTTATACAGCTTTGTCGCAAATAAATATATGACTACAGTAATAAGTATTAAGACCATTTGAATCGTGCACCTTGTCGATTTTATTTTTTGAATGTTACTAATAATTGACTTACATACCCTGAAACAATCAATGTTACTACCGTACTTGCAACAACTAAAAGGAATATAATACTTCCTTTACTTAAAAGAAAAGATCCATATTCCATTAATCCTGTTGTCGAAGGAATTAAAAATAACGGTAAAAATACGATTAACTTTTCTGCCCCTAACTCAAACCACTTTAATGGAAAAATACGAGTAGAAAGGAGTAGAAACAGCATTAACATTCCTATTAAACTTCCTGGCATCGATAGATGGAATATTCCCTGAATCCACGTACCAGCTAAGCTAAACACATATAGCACGCCTACTTGAAGTAAAAGCGTCACATACTTCATTTCTTCCCCTCATTCCAATATTACGCATCACTATTATGAAATTTCGTTTAGCGTTTCCGCAAACCTCGTAATTCCAAGTTGGATTTGTTCTACATTTACTCTCCCAAAAGTAAAACGAATATATTCACTTTTAGAACCTAAAACACTTCCAGGGACAAATGCTACACCATTCCGTATAGATTCACCTAATAAATGATATTCATCAAACGTTCCTTGTACTTTGCACCATACATGTATTCCACCCTCTGGAACAAAAAATTCAACGCGGTCCCCTAATATTTCTTCAAGCTTTCTAATTAACTCATCTCTTCTTTGTTTCAATTGTCCACGAAGCATTGTAATATGCGTATGAAAATCTTCTGATTCTAAAAATTGATTTGCTACCCACTGTGTAAATACACTATGACCAAAATCAACTTGTTGCTTCGCATCTGCTAAACGTTCTATTACGCGCGTAGGACCAATTACCCAGCCAATACGTAATCCTGACGCAACAATTTTTGATAATGAACTTATATAAAGAACATTCCCATTCTGATCCATTGATTTTAATGTTGGATTCACTTCTCCATTAAAAGAAGTTAAACTATATGGATCATCCTCTACAATC
This region includes:
- a CDS encoding CBO0543 family protein; the encoded protein is MSSFEKKNNFLALTVTILLSSIIGTYLDAFFVHKHIYFFPVRPFPSIFSVNIGFTLFVLPILTIIFIQISKTLSAVSRTIFIISIGICASIFEQVAEGLGLFIHSADWNHTYSLFGYMVFLSFIWKVYNWIQK
- a CDS encoding YfmQ family protein, whose amino-acid sequence is MTTWFIVTLFIFGAIKVLVSSMPTSVVESIISRFELHQKLDEEHTTVSLDGKNIEGEMKLQVINDFNEALFLDKHYFPPQGEGTPIIIETKKGKRVITLSIYSYEEHVDVIRQYKKKVVAYRLRSKSLQTFAPLAVTEEYA
- a CDS encoding LrgB family protein, whose translation is MVLILITVVIYLFATKLYKKYTFPFMLPVLTVTATMICLFLMFGISHHEYKENGGDVLSGFLSPAIVALAIPLFKERKILMKNFLSILIGVLIGIVALTSMNVVIGGILNIDKEFILTTLPQLATMPIAISLADQIGGIPTMTSSFVVVAGITGAIIGPTVLKFFRITSTIGKGVGMGCASHIIGVSRLVKEGEKEATIGSVTMIVTGILISILIPYGTKFIF
- a CDS encoding CidA/LrgA family holin-like protein translates to MKYVTLLLQVGVLYVFSLAGTWIQGIFHLSMPGSLIGMLMLFLLLSTRIFPLKWFELGAEKLIVFLPLFLIPSTTGLMEYGSFLLSKGSIIFLLVVASTVVTLIVSGYVSQLLVTFKK